Below is a genomic region from Streptomyces ferrugineus.
GCCGGCCAGGCCGTTGGCGTAGCCCTGGCCGACCGCGCGGGCCTTCCAGGCTCCGTTGCGCAGATAGACCTCGACGATCACCAGTGCCGTCTCGGTGCCGAGCTGCGGGGGCGTGAACGTGGCCAGGACGCTGTTGTCGTCCGCGTTGCGGATGGTGGCCGTCGGTTCGATGCCCTGGAAGGTCTGGCCGGCGGCGTCCGGGCTGGCGGTGACGACGATCTTCTCGATGCCGGGCGGGACGGCCGCGGTGTCGACGGTGATCGCGTCGGGGGCGGTGCCGCCGCCCGAGCGGTACGTCACGCCGGGGCCGCTCGGCTGGTTGTAGAAGATGAAGTCGTCGTCGGAGCGCACCTTGCCGTCGGCGGTGAGCAGCAGGCCCGATACGTCGAGCCGCACCGGGGCGGCGACGTCCACCGTCACACGCGCGGTGGAGAGAGGGATGTTCGAGCCGGGGGTCATAGCTGTCATGCCCGGTGAACGAGCGGAGGCGCTTTACCGTTCCCTTACCTGGCAAACGGGTGCAGCGCCTCCGCCGGGGCCTACGGCACCACCACGATCTTGCGCCCCACCCCGGACGCGAACTGCTCCAGCGCCTGCGGGTAGCGGTCCAGTGGGATGCGGTCGCTGATGAAGATCTCCGGGTCGAGGACGCCGCCCGCGAAGAGTTCCGCCGCGCGTTCGAAGCTGTGGAGCACCGCCATGGAGCCGGTGATGGTGATCTCCTGGTTGTAGATGCGGTACGGGTCGATCGTCACGCGCGTCGCGTAGTCCGCCACCCCGAACTGCAGGAAGGTTCCCGCCTTGGCCACCCGGTCCAGGCCGTCCTGGATCGCCGCCGCGTTGCCCGTGGCGTCCACGACCAGGTCCCAGCCCTGCGGGCGGTCCAGCTCGTCGGGGTTCGCGGCGGTCGCCGAGACGCCGAGCCTGCGCGCGGTCTCCAGGCGGGACGGGTTCACGTCCACCATGTCCACGCTGGCCGCGCCGGTCCGCTTGGCCAGCTCCAGCATCATCAGGCCCATCGTGCCGGAGCCGTAGATGAGGACGTGTGCGCCGAGGCGGGACTGCAGGACGTCGTAGCCGCGCACCGCGCAGGACAGGGGCTCCACCAGGGCCGCGTCCTGGGTGCGGACGTGTTCGGGGAGCTTGACGCAGTTGGCCACGGGGGCCACCGCGTACCGCGCCGCGCCTCCGGCCGTCGTGACGCCGATCGCCGCCCAGCGTTCGCACAGGTTGTTGTGGCCGGTACGGCAGTAGCGGCACTCGTAGCAGTACAGCGACGGGTCGACCGCGACCCGGTCGCCCACCGACAGCTCCGTGACCTGGGTGCCCACCCCGACCACCGCGCCCGCGAACTCGTGCCCGGGCACGATCGGCAGCTTGGGGGCGAACTCGCCCTGGAGGATGTGCAGATCGGTTCCGCACAGGCCGCACGCCGCGACCTCGACCACGACGTCGCGCGGTCCTGGCGTCGGGTCCGGGACCTCGGCGACGACGGCCTTGCCCACGGACTCGATGACGGCGGCCTTCATTTCACGGCTCCCAACGACAGGCCCTGGACCAGCTTGTCCTGGGCGGCGAACCCCGCGGCGAGCACCGGCAGGGAGATGACGAGCGACGCGGCGCACACCTTGGCCAGGAACAGGCCCTGGCTGGTGATGAAGCCGGTCAGGAAGACGGGGGCGGTCTCGGCGACCACGCCGGACAGCACCCGGGCGAACAGCAGCTCGTTCCAGCTGAAGATGAAGCAGATCAGGGACGTCGCCGCGATGCCCGGCAGGGCGATGGGAGCGACCACGCGCCACAGGATCGTCGGCAGCCGCGCACCGTCGATCTGCGCCGCCTCGATGATCGCGACCGGGACCTCGGAGAGGAACGACTGCATCATCCACACCGCGATCGGCAGGTTCATGGCCGTGTAGAGGATGACCAGCGCCCAGATGTTGTCGAGCAGGCCGGTGTTCTTCGCGAACAGGTAGATCGGCAGCAGTCCCGCCACCAGCGGCAGCATCTTGGTGGAGAGGAAGAAGAACAGCACGTCCGTCCACTTCTTCACCGGACGGATCGACAGCGCGTACGCGGCGGGCAGCGCCAGGGCCAGCGTCAGCAGCGTCGAGGCCACCGAGGCCGTCGCCGAGTTGATCAGCGAGGGCCAGGGGCTGGCGCCGCCGCCCGCGCCGAAGAACTCGCGGTAGCCGTCGAGGGTGAGCGAGGCGGCGACGGATGGCGGGTTGGTCGCCGCGTCGGCCTCGGAGTGGAAGGACGTCAGGACCATCCAGAGGATGGGCAGGACGAAGAGGAAGCCGGCCAGCCAGGCGGCGATCCCCAGGGCCGCGCCCTGGAGCCGGGCGCGCGGCCGGGACGGGCGCGGGGCGGCGGTGGTGAGCGTGGCGGTCATCAGCGGGACACCTCCGCGCGGAACAGGGACGACACCACGCGCAGGGCGAAGGTCGCGAGGATGATCGAGCCGATGACGACGATGACGCCGGCCGCCGAGGCGAGTCCGTTCTCGTGCGCCTGGTAGAAGGTCTGGTAGATGGTGTACGGCAGGTTCGCGGTGCCCAGTCCGCCGGAGGTGATGGTGTACACCGCGTCGAAGTTCTGCACGATGTAGATCGAGCCGAGCAGCACGCTCAGTTCGATGTAGCGGCGGATGTGCGGCAGCGTCATGTGGACGAACACCTGCCAGTCGTTCGCGCCGTCCACCCGGGCCGCCTCCAGCAGTTGCGGGTCACGGCTCTGCAGCCCGGCGAGCAGGATCAGCGTCATGAAGGGCGTCCACTGCCAGATCAGCGAGGCCTCGACCGCGATCAGCGGCATCTCGGAGATCCAGTCCGGCTGGACCGCGCCGTCCCCTCCGATCCAGTGCAGGATGCCGTTGAACAGGCCGTACTCGGGGTTGAAGAGCACGTGCTTCCATAGCAGCGCGGCCGCGATCGGCACCAGCAGGAACGGGGCGATGAGCATGGTGCGCACCGCTGCCCGGCCGCGGAACCTGCGGTCAAGCAGCAGGGCCAGCAGCAGGCCCAGCACCAGGCTGACGAGGACGACCGTCGCGGTCAGCAGGATCGTCGTCCACACCGACTTGCGCAGTTCGGGTGTGCTCAGCACTTCCGAGTAGTTGGCGAAGCCGGCGAAGTGGCGGTCGTCCGGGTAGAGGGCGTTCCAGTCGAAGAACGAGATGACCAGGGTGGCCACGAAGGGCAGCTGGGTCACGACGATCATGAAGATCAGCGCGGGCAGCAGCGGGGCCCGGGTGGCCCAGGCGCGCATCCGGTTCGGCCGCCGGGCCGCCGGCCGCGGGGAGGCGGCGGCGACCCGGGTGGGGGGAGTCGTCACGGTCATCACTGGTACTTCTTTCCGACGGCCTCGGCGAGCTTCTGCGACTTGCTCAGGGCGCTGTCCACCGACTGGCGGCCGGCGATCGCGGCGCTGATCTCCTGGGAGACCTTGGTGCCCAGGTCGGTGAACTCGGGGATGCCGACGAACTGGATGCCGGGCGCGGGCCGGGGCTGCACGCCCGGGTCCTCCGGCTTGGCGTTGGCGATGGCGTCCCGGGTGACGTCGGCGAAGGCGGCCGCGTCCTTGCGGTACTCCGGGATGTCGTACGTCGACGCCCGCTTGCCGCCGGGCACGTTGGCCCAGCCGATCTTCTCGCCGACGAGCTTCTCGTACTCCTTGCCGGAGGCCCAGGAGATGAACTTCCAGGCGTTCTCGGCGTTCTTGGACGCCTTCTGGACGCCCCAGGCCCAGGTGTAGAGCCAGCCGGAGCTGTCGGTCTTCTCGACCGGCGCGGGGACGTAGCCGATCTTGCCCTTGACCGGGGAGCCGGAGGCCTCCAGGGAGCCGGCGCCGGCGGTGGCGTCGTACCACATGGCCGTCTTGCCCTGGGTCATGTTGTTCAGGCACTCGGCGTAGCCGGACTGCGCGGCGCCCGCCTCGCCGTGCTCGCGGACCAGGTCGACGTAGAACTTCGTTGCCTCCTTGGTCTCCTTGGAGTCCAGCTGGGCGTTCCAGTCCTTGTCGAACCAGGTGCCGCCGTAGGTGTTGATGACCGTGGTCAGCGGTGCCATGACCTCGCCCCAGCCGGGCAGGCCGCGCAGACAGATGCCCTTCATGCCGGACTCGGCCGCGTCCACCTTGGCGGCGAGGTCGGCGACCTGCTTCCAGGTGGGCTTGGCGGGCATCGTCAGGCCCGCCTTCTCGAAGACGTCCTTGCGGTACATCAGGAAGGAGGACTCGCCGTAGAAGGGCTCGCCGTAGAGCTTGCCGTCCTCCGCGGTGAGGGCCTGGGTCATCGGCTTGAGGATGTCGTCCTGGTCGAAGGCGGTGTCGCCCTTGACGTACTCGTCCAGGGAGTGGAGCCACCCGTTCTTGGCGTAGATCGGGATCTCGTAGTTGCTCAGGGTGGCGACGTCGTACTGGCCCGCCTGGTTGGCGAAGTCCTGGCTGATCTTGTCGCGGACGTCGTTCTCGGGCAGGACGGTGAAGTTCACCTTGATCCCGGTGTCCTTGGTGAAGTTGTCGGCGGTGAGCTTCTGCAGCTCCACCATCTGCGGGTTGTTCACCATCAGGACGTTGATGGACTTGCCGTCGGAGGATCCGGACCCGCCGGCGCCCGCGCAGGCGGCGAGCGGAGTGATCAGCGTCCCTACGGCTGCCACGAGAAGGATGGATCGTGGCGCGCGTCGGCTCTGGGTTCGCATGCTGGTGCTCCTGGACATTTAGTGACAAAGGGGACGGTTGTGGGTATGGGAGTGCCCTATGGGGTGGGTCGGTGGGATCTCTGGCTCTTCGGTTGGGGGCGCCTGGGGCGGCGCGGACGTCAGACGCGGATGACCTGTGGCCCCAGCAACGAGTAGCGGTGGGCCTTGGCCGCGGGGAGCAGGGTGCTCGTCACGATCGCCTCCAGCGCGCCGACCTCGGCGAACCGGCAGAAGCTGACCGCTCCGAACTTGGTGTGCACCCCGGCGAAGATCGTGCGCCGCGCGGACCGGATCGCCTGCGACTTGACCTCGCTGACCGCGGGGTCGGGCGTGGTGAGGCCGTGGTCGCGGGAGATGCCGTTGGCGCCGATGAACGCCAGGTCGATGACGAAGCCGGCGAGCATCTTCGTCGTCCAGTGGTCGACGGTGGCCAGCGTGCCGGAGCGCACCCGGCCGCCGAGCAGCAGTACGGAGACCTTCTCGGCCTCGGCGAGGGCGCCCGCGACCGGCAGGGACGCGGTGACCACGGTCAGTGGCCGGTCCGTGGGCAGGGACTCGGCGACGAGCTGCGGGGTGAAGCCCTCGTCGACGAAGACCGTCTCGGCGTCCCCGAGCAGCCCGGCCGCCGCGGCCGCGATCCGGCGCTTCTCGGGCACGTGGCTGGTGGCGCGGAAGGCGAGCGTCGTCTCGAAGCCGGCGCTCTCCACGGGGTAGGCGCCGCCGTGGGTGCGGCGGAGCAGACCGTGGTCCTCCAGGACGCGCAGGTCCCGGCGCACGGTCTCCTTGGCGACGCCCAGGTCCGTGGCGAGCGCGGTGACGTCGACCGAGCCGGTGGCCCGCGCGAGGCGCACGATCTCACGCTGGCGTTCCTCGGCGGTCTTCGCCGTATTCGCCGTCGTCATCGTCGAC
It encodes:
- a CDS encoding zinc-dependent alcohol dehydrogenase family protein: MKAAVIESVGKAVVAEVPDPTPGPRDVVVEVAACGLCGTDLHILQGEFAPKLPIVPGHEFAGAVVGVGTQVTELSVGDRVAVDPSLYCYECRYCRTGHNNLCERWAAIGVTTAGGAARYAVAPVANCVKLPEHVRTQDAALVEPLSCAVRGYDVLQSRLGAHVLIYGSGTMGLMMLELAKRTGAASVDMVDVNPSRLETARRLGVSATAANPDELDRPQGWDLVVDATGNAAAIQDGLDRVAKAGTFLQFGVADYATRVTIDPYRIYNQEITITGSMAVLHSFERAAELFAGGVLDPEIFISDRIPLDRYPQALEQFASGVGRKIVVVP
- a CDS encoding carbohydrate ABC transporter permease produces the protein MTVTTPPTRVAAASPRPAARRPNRMRAWATRAPLLPALIFMIVVTQLPFVATLVISFFDWNALYPDDRHFAGFANYSEVLSTPELRKSVWTTILLTATVVLVSLVLGLLLALLLDRRFRGRAAVRTMLIAPFLLVPIAAALLWKHVLFNPEYGLFNGILHWIGGDGAVQPDWISEMPLIAVEASLIWQWTPFMTLILLAGLQSRDPQLLEAARVDGANDWQVFVHMTLPHIRRYIELSVLLGSIYIVQNFDAVYTITSGGLGTANLPYTIYQTFYQAHENGLASAAGVIVVIGSIILATFALRVVSSLFRAEVSR
- a CDS encoding ABC transporter substrate-binding protein, with translation MRTQSRRAPRSILLVAAVGTLITPLAACAGAGGSGSSDGKSINVLMVNNPQMVELQKLTADNFTKDTGIKVNFTVLPENDVRDKISQDFANQAGQYDVATLSNYEIPIYAKNGWLHSLDEYVKGDTAFDQDDILKPMTQALTAEDGKLYGEPFYGESSFLMYRKDVFEKAGLTMPAKPTWKQVADLAAKVDAAESGMKGICLRGLPGWGEVMAPLTTVINTYGGTWFDKDWNAQLDSKETKEATKFYVDLVREHGEAGAAQSGYAECLNNMTQGKTAMWYDATAGAGSLEASGSPVKGKIGYVPAPVEKTDSSGWLYTWAWGVQKASKNAENAWKFISWASGKEYEKLVGEKIGWANVPGGKRASTYDIPEYRKDAAAFADVTRDAIANAKPEDPGVQPRPAPGIQFVGIPEFTDLGTKVSQEISAAIAGRQSVDSALSKSQKLAEAVGKKYQ
- a CDS encoding DeoR/GlpR family DNA-binding transcription regulator, whose amino-acid sequence is MTTANTAKTAEERQREIVRLARATGSVDVTALATDLGVAKETVRRDLRVLEDHGLLRRTHGGAYPVESAGFETTLAFRATSHVPEKRRIAAAAAGLLGDAETVFVDEGFTPQLVAESLPTDRPLTVVTASLPVAGALAEAEKVSVLLLGGRVRSGTLATVDHWTTKMLAGFVIDLAFIGANGISRDHGLTTPDPAVSEVKSQAIRSARRTIFAGVHTKFGAVSFCRFAEVGALEAIVTSTLLPAAKAHRYSLLGPQVIRV
- a CDS encoding carbohydrate ABC transporter permease, which codes for MTATLTTAAPRPSRPRARLQGAALGIAAWLAGFLFVLPILWMVLTSFHSEADAATNPPSVAASLTLDGYREFFGAGGGASPWPSLINSATASVASTLLTLALALPAAYALSIRPVKKWTDVLFFFLSTKMLPLVAGLLPIYLFAKNTGLLDNIWALVILYTAMNLPIAVWMMQSFLSEVPVAIIEAAQIDGARLPTILWRVVAPIALPGIAATSLICFIFSWNELLFARVLSGVVAETAPVFLTGFITSQGLFLAKVCAASLVISLPVLAAGFAAQDKLVQGLSLGAVK